Below is a window of Humulus lupulus chromosome 9, drHumLupu1.1, whole genome shotgun sequence DNA.
GGTAATAATGAAAGGGGTGCATTATTTCGTCACCCTCTATCGTATATAATCACTCAATAATTTCTAACAATTTATTATACAAGTGTACTGCAATATTATAGTACTGTTACAAAGGTACTTGTACTAGACCAGTGCTAGTACTTTCCATTAACTAGTACAAAACCAACTCTTTGTCTATATAAACACAAGTGATTTCCTGCCCGATCCCAGGGGTCCTCTCTAGATATCCTCGTTTTCGCCTCTCAAGTTGGTATTCTCATTTTCATTAGCTTTTACATATTTATTGATCGCTCTATTATACAATTATATACATCTATATTTAAATTCCTAATTCATGTTCATGTTCATGTGCATTAGCTTTTACATATTGATATTCTACATATATttacatctatatatatattcgtAATTCATATGCTATCTGTTTTTTCTGTCTATATTCTACACAATTTACATATGCCAATACTGCACAAGGATATCATTATCAGTCAAACGAGATGTTATACAGATTCTAATAGGTAATTTCTGACTAAAGAGTTAGGATTTAGATTAGTGTTCGTTTTTCTCTTCTTATACACACTTTTTCTTTGTTGACAAAACTGCTTGTATAGTTATGACTATTAACATTTTTATTTCACTATTTTCAGTTGCCAATATAGAACGACTAAAACTCATCAATTGTGTTTGATTTGGTACATAGAGTAACGtaatcaaatatataatatatataataatatatatatatagagagagagagagagatccgGACTCATATATTTACGTCATAAACATAAGATTATGTTCGAAGAAAACAACTTCATAAATTGAAACGcaaaacaataattaattaatttcaagaGAGAGTACGTAGTGAACTCTCTCTAATTATTCAAAGCTAAACAATATTAATGCACACATTAATAATTGGTATACACCGTCCAATCACAAACACATGTGTACACATTCATAGACTCCAATTTCCAAAACAAGGAATCAAAACACGCCACGTGTTTTTCTTCTCAAGACGAGCCCAAAAAACGTAGTACCTTAACTTGAGATAGAATCGTCCTCatattaagatattttttcagGTATCGAACTCAATTTTGATGCTTCCAATGGAGACTTGTCCAACACCAAGCTTAGGAACCAAAGTGACCACCACATGCTCATCATCTTCAGCATCCAAATCTTCCAACAAGTCAGTTATTCCCAACGTAAGACAAGTCTTGAGCTTCGAATGGCCCTTGTGCTTATGTGGCACGCTGACGTAGCTCCCGGCGAACTCACTCTTGTCCGGTCCACTAGGCAAGTCATCTTCATCGTTGATGTAAACATCGAACTTGATTGGCACATTTCTATCGAACTCAATCCCATCAATCACCAAAATCTCATCAGcgtcctccttctccttcttgCTCCTCTTCGACTTCTTAGGCCTAGCCACCAATATCTTCACCGTCTTGTCCAACGTCACCGGGAAACTCAACGTGGTCTGAAACTCATTCCCCGCAGCCTGAGCCATCGGCACACCAACGCGTCCCAATGCTCTCTTGACTCGGCTGAGCGGCGATCTTCGCGGTGTTGGGCGAGTGTTCATCCATGGAATATCCACCTTTTGATACTCGTACCCGAGTTTTCTACTGTCAACACAATCTCGAACCTTGACACGAACGAGCTGAGCGTTTTCGTCGTAGAAGAGGAAAGCAGCGTCGAGCCAGTCCCGGTCGGTGAAGTCTTGTCTTCTGCCACCCAAAGTTTTCCACACACTCCACATTCGGTCAACGTTGGAATGGTGAGCATAGAATATTGGGTCTCTGCCAGCCGAGTAGAAGTTCCCCATGTTCTCAAAATTTGGCTGAGTTTGGTCACCAGTCCAAATGTGAACCGGGCCGTGGGGGATGTTCTCGAGCGAGCCAGCACCGGGGTCGGTGGGGTCTCCAGCTCGATAAGGCGAGCCCATGAAGAGCCTAGGGCTTCGGCCATTGGAGACCATTTGACGGTACATGATGGTGAGGTTGCTAGAGATCTGAGCATCGCCGGGGGTTGGCACGTCCACGCCGTTGTAATCAAGGTCCATTATTGTCGGTGGCTGGTGAAGTTTGCTTCTCAAAGGGTCGTAGAGTGAGGAGCTCGGGTTTGCGTAAATGGACGGTAATTGCATTCCGGCTTGCGCGTCCCAGTTCCAGAATGGCATAGCAAAAGTTGGGTCACCAATGAGTTTACCCAAGATTCTTTCGTAGAAATACAAGTACCAACGGTGAAAAGGAAAGAACAACCATGAGTTGTGAACTTGGATATCAAGATTCGGGAACCCCACTTGCTCGTACGCGCCGTCGCAGTAGGCGCAGTGAATGTTGGCTTGTTGTCGAAAGCTTCTCGGATCATCGTCCGGGAGAGCCCTCATGAGCTCGACAGCTTTGGTGAACTTATCCAAGTAAGCTTTATCGACTGCGTGAGCCGCCGGTCTGATTCGAATCTTTCCCGGTTCAGGAAGCTTATAATCTATCATCGACGACGTGAATGGAGGGCAGCAGTTGACCGGGTCGGCTCCGGCCGGTAAGTCTGCCGGGCCACATTTGGAAATATCCGGCGGGGCAATGGGGTCGGCGAAGGCAAAATGGTCGCCGCCGTGAAGCCCCGCCATGCCGTAGAGGCCGCCGAGGCCAAGGAGAACGTTTCTCCTATTAGGGTTTTGTTCATTGCTGTTGTTGTTGGTACTAGCTTTGCATGAAAATTTACGTGAAAATCTTGATGTGTTTTTGTTATGAATACGTGGGTTTTTGATGATATGATAATTTTTGTGAAGGAAAGGAGATGAGGAAGAGGTGGCAATGCCGGCGGCGGCGGTGGTGGTGGAGAGAGAAGCCATGGCTGGCTCTTGATTAAGAATTTATTTTTATCAGTAATGATCGATTAGAGTACGTACTTTTGAATTAGGATGAAGGTTAGTGAGTAAGGCTGCTTTTATTTTATAATGGTAAGTGCTTTGAACCTTCTTCCTATTAGTGATTTGTCTTACACGTTAGCTCCCCCCCAAAAAAATTGACTAAAAAAATAATGACTATATACTCGATCACGTGGTGGATTTTGATGATATGATTAATTAATAAGAATTTCAAATTTTTAAGCAATATGGTCTTAGGAATTTGTGAGCGTTAGGTATATTTTGTGTACTTAATAATACAACTAggtataaatatgtatatatattattggtTAGGTATATATCTATATAGTTGATATGACATTCAACTAAAAATATATTGGCCATTCGATTTATTAAAAAGTCATTAAATAATTGTATATGTACATATATGTAATATGTTAATGTGACTTTTAGCGACAATAAAAAGAATTTACAAGTTGTTACTAATATATAAATTGAGTCACaactaattataattataaaatttgcTAATTTTGATCacacaataaattatattttttgtgaCTAATTTTTTCAGCTGTGGATTTTTTAGCAATAATACTGACATTCTAATTATAAATTTTTTCTTTATTGTATAAAATGTATTGTgattaaaaataagatttttttagTGGCAATACACAGGACCAATTTCAAGCTACTTAATTTATAATGTACTAGTTTAGTGAAAATTAATATCTATATTCGGTTATTTATATAGTCTTATacgtttattttaatatttatttataaaattgtaaaaattaggttttgtaattaattatttcTTAATTAAGAGAATTAGATTGCACGTTATGGTTGGAAAATCCTCTTGACAAAAAGGTAACTTAAATGTGAataatgaataaattaatcaatgACAGGAAGTCGTCTTACATTTTTCTAGCTAGTTGGGGTTAGTGCCATGAACGAGTCTCTTTGTTATTGTCTTTTACTAATTTTCAACGAATGGATTAGTTATACCAAATCAATAAGTTTAATATATTATCAAAAAGACCAAATAAATCTTAGTGTATAGCTTAGCTAGCACCATTTGAACCCCAAAAAACGATAATATTAATAAGAGGAAATTAcatgaaatatgatattttttttaaaactttgatAAATATGGCATTTTTTGTCCCTTATGTTTTGTAtggcataatttatttatttacatttttatgggatttttttcccatatttttgtaattttataaaaatataccttataatttcaatatttttttttaattataggatatttttattactatatttttttaatcatatttaagttaataatatatatatacacatatatatacaattaatcCTATACATTAAACCATATAATTTTTtccattatatatacatatattattgctattattatttttatatgtatatacatatatataagattataaaatagtacacatttatatatatatatatatggatgtattattattgttattatattaattttatatatacattcaaatATGAGGTGATGAGAATGACTTTCACTAAttgtggtgatgatgatgatgatgatgatgtctaGGTTATGTCATTATACATATGTATGTTTTAGATTATTGTTGAAGATGTACatcatttaatttcattttaaataataattgattaccactataaaaataaatttagattttttagtaATGTG
It encodes the following:
- the LOC133800835 gene encoding polyphenol oxidase, chloroplastic-like → MASLSTTTAAAGIATSSSSPFLHKNYHIIKNPRIHNKNTSRFSRKFSCKASTNNNSNEQNPNRRNVLLGLGGLYGMAGLHGGDHFAFADPIAPPDISKCGPADLPAGADPVNCCPPFTSSMIDYKLPEPGKIRIRPAAHAVDKAYLDKFTKAVELMRALPDDDPRSFRQQANIHCAYCDGAYEQVGFPNLDIQVHNSWLFFPFHRWYLYFYERILGKLIGDPTFAMPFWNWDAQAGMQLPSIYANPSSSLYDPLRSKLHQPPTIMDLDYNGVDVPTPGDAQISSNLTIMYRQMVSNGRSPRLFMGSPYRAGDPTDPGAGSLENIPHGPVHIWTGDQTQPNFENMGNFYSAGRDPIFYAHHSNVDRMWSVWKTLGGRRQDFTDRDWLDAAFLFYDENAQLVRVKVRDCVDSRKLGYEYQKVDIPWMNTRPTPRRSPLSRVKRALGRVGVPMAQAAGNEFQTTLSFPVTLDKTVKILVARPKKSKRSKKEKEDADEILVIDGIEFDRNVPIKFDVYINDEDDLPSGPDKSEFAGSYVSVPHKHKGHSKLKTCLTLGITDLLEDLDAEDDEHVVVTLVPKLGVGQVSIGSIKIEFDT